GAGAAGAACAGAGCGCAACCTGATCAGGAAAGGAAGGAAGAGATAGATGACACAACAACAGCTACTCAAAGAAAGACTGGATCAAATCGAGCAAAGAATCGCGGCAGCCTGCAAGCGCGCCGGCCGAGAGCGCAGCGAGGTCAAAATCATTGCTGTGACCAAATACGTGGATGAAACCACAATTGGGGACCTGCTGGAGATCGGCGTGGATCACATCGGGGAAAATCGCGTGCAGGATGCCCTGCCAAAGTACGAGAAGTGGGGAGATCGCGGGGTTTGGCACTTCATCGGCCATCTCCAGACCAACAAGGTAAAAGAGGTCATTGGCCGCTTTGCTTATATCCACTCGCTGGACCGCCTCTCGCTCGCGGAGGCGATCAACAAGCGGGGGGAGGCGTTGGATCTTGTCGTTCCTTGCTTTCTGCAAGTCAATATCTCCGGAGAAGAGACAAAATTTGGCCTTAGTCCCAATGATGTATTGGCTTTTCTTCGCGAAACCAGTAATATGAGACATATAAGGATCGCGGGAT
This sequence is a window from Brevibacillus composti. Protein-coding genes within it:
- a CDS encoding YggS family pyridoxal phosphate-dependent enzyme, which translates into the protein MTQQQLLKERLDQIEQRIAAACKRAGRERSEVKIIAVTKYVDETTIGDLLEIGVDHIGENRVQDALPKYEKWGDRGVWHFIGHLQTNKVKEVIGRFAYIHSLDRLSLAEAINKRGEALDLVVPCFLQVNISGEETKFGLSPNDVLAFLRETSNMRHIRIAGLMTMAPHVENPEETRPVFQGLREWKERINEWDFPHANITELSMGMSNDFEVAIEEGATYIRLGSVLVKPV